The following nucleotide sequence is from Corynebacterium hindlerae.
GGTGTGGGTAGCGTCTGAGCGGGAGAGTTTCGTGGCGGACGTGCAGGCGATGCGCCGACGCGTGATTGACAACGTTCCGCAGGGGCTGCGGGAGCGCGAACTGAAGCTGGGCATTGGTGGGCTGCGCGACGTAGAGTTCGCGGTGCAGCTCTTGCAGCTGGTGCATGGGCGTAGCGACGAGAACCTGCGCGCCAAGTCCACGATCAACGCTCTAGAAGCTCTCGTTGCGGCGGGATATGTGGGCCGGGAAGACGGGCGCGTCCTGATCCAGGACTACGAATACCTTAGGCTGTTGGAACACCGCCTGCAGCTGCAGAAACTCAAGCGCACCCACACCATGCCTCCCGAAGAGGACTCGGCGAATCTGCGCTGGCTTGCCCGTACGACGGGCACCGTGGGAACCGGGGCGCGTCGCAGTGGCGAGATCCTGGCCGACGAATTCCGGCGCGTGCGCATGGACATCTCGGGGCTTCATTCCAAGCTGTTTTACCGTCCGCTGCTGGAATCTGTGGCAGCGTTGTCCGTCGATACGCTGCGGCTCTCCCCAGAGGCGGCAAAACGCCAGCTGGCCGCCCTGAACTACCACTTCCCGGACCGTGCCTACGAGCATCTGATCGCGCTGGCGTCCGGGAAGTCCCGCAAAGCGAAGATCCAAGCCATGCTCCTGCCTACGCTCATGGGCTGGCTGGCCGATTCACCCGACCCCGATGCTGGCCTGCTGAACTACCGCAAGCTTTCCGACGCCGCCCTGGACAAGCAGTGGTTCCTGCGGATGCTGCGCGACGAGGGGATCGTGGGGCAGCGACTCATGCATATCTTGGGCACGTCGCCGTACATCTCTGATCTGTTGATCTCCACGCCCGACGCCGTAAAACTGCTGCGTGACGGCGCGAACGGTCCGATGCTGCTACAAACCGACCCCGACACGGTGTCCACATCGTTGGTCGCGGCGGCATCGCGCCACCCCGACCCCGACAAAGCGGTGAAGGTAGCGCGCAGCCTCCGGCGCGTGGAGTTGACCCGCATCGCGGCCGCCGACCTTCTAGGCCTGATGAATGTGAAGGACGTGTGCGTCAGCTTGTCCCGGGTATGGGACGCAGTGCTCGATGCTGCGTTCAAGGCAGAGATCGCGGCGTCGACACCGGAAAGGCAGGAACCACCCGCCAGGATCGCGGTGATCGGCATGGGCCGCCTGGGCGGCCAAGAGTTAGGCTTCGGGTCGGACGCTGATGTCATGTTCGTCTGCCAGCCGCACGCAGGGGCTGAGGAAAACGACGCGATCAAATGGGCAATTGGCGTCTGCGATCGCGTCCGCAGCAGGCTATCCAAACCATCGCAAGATCCAGCATTGGAAGTGGACTTGGGGCTGCGACCGGAGGGCCGGTCTGGGGCAGTGGTTCGCACCATGGAATCCTACGAGCAGTATTACGAACGCTGGGGCGAGACGTGGGAGATCCAGGCCCTGCTGCGCGCTGATTTCATTGCCGGGGACGAACAACTCGGTAAAGCATTCATCGCGATGATTGATCGCTTTCGGTACCCAGCGGAAGGAGCATCCCGCAAAACCGTGCAGGAAGTGCGCCGCATGAAAGCCCGCGTGGACAACGAGCGGCTCCCTCGCGGCGCCGACAAGAACATGCACACCAAACTTGGGCGCGGCGCCCTCACAGACATTGAGTGGACCGTGCAACTACTCACCATGCAGCACTCGCACGAGGTACCAGGACTGCGGACCCCATCCACATTGGAGGCACTCGATGTCCTTGGCGCACAAGGCGTGCTGGAGCCCTGGAAAGTAGACACCCTGCGCTCTGCATGGCTCACAGCGACCAAGGCCCGCAACGCATTGGTGCTGATCCGTGGCCGACGTACCGATGAAATCCCGCCGTCCGGGCCACACCTGGCCGCGGTGGCGGGTGCTGCTGGGTGGGGCAGGCACCAATCGCAGGAATTCCTCGACCACTACCTCAAAGTCACCCGACGGGCCCGATCCGTGGTAGACGAGGTGTTCTGGGGAGAACCAGCGTCCATCAGCGGATTGGACTAGGGTGGGGCGCATGGGAATCTCAATGTCACTGGACCTATCCACAGCAACCCTGGCCGAGTTAGCAGCCCTGGTGAACGCCGCCCAAGCAGCCGGTGTTGATCCGGAGACCGCCATCCGGGTCACCGATGACCAGCTCACCATCGACGTGGGCGTCGTCACCCGCCCTGCTCCGCAACATGTGTCCCCGGTGGATCCGCTGCGCGACACGGTGCGTCAGGTCCTCGGCGAGGAAGCAGTGCGCGGCGTGCTGGATTCTTTCATCACTAAGAACCCGCCACGCAAACCATAGTTGCTGGCAAACCGGAAGGCTTTTCGGAGCCAGCTCGAAGGTTATTGTTGGCCTTTGAACAACTAAGTGGCGTGGAATGGATATCGATGTATCCAGCACGAAAACGATTCCACCGCCCCTCTGGCACACTCGTTGCCGTGGCTATCGTTGCCTTGGTGCCCCTCGCAGGACTAGCAGGAATAGCCGCTACCGTTGGCCGGGAAGGCGCAGCGATCGAGCACTCGATGCGTAGCGACGAAGAAGAGGCAACCTATGCGGAACATCTGACGGAGATCCGCCAGGAATTGGTCGTTCGCATAGACAGAGCAGTCGAAGCAGGAGAACTTACCCTAGCCGACAAGGAAGAGATTCTGGAGGACTTTGACGCAGGAACGCTCGCACCCCAGGGGCTGGCTGAAATGGGACTGGAACCAGCACTGGTCACCGTAGCGCGATAGGTTAGCGGGCCCTCCCACGGTTGAACCACACTCGGGTGGCTGCTAATCCTACGATTCCCAGGCCCCACACCACGAACATCGAGATCCACGCCACTTGGAACGCGCTCCAGGACCAGTGACCATCAGAGACTTGCGCCAGCACCGTGCCGATACCCTGCGCCGCAACCATGGCAGCCAGGAAACCACCCATGTTCGCCAGCCCCGTACCCGTTGTCACCACGGAATGAGGCAAGTTCTCCCGCACCGAATCAAAACCGTAGTTCGACGCCGGGCCGAGCAATCCCAGCAACCCAGCCAACAGGGCAATAGCGACGAAACCCCGGGGCTGCGATGGCCAGAAAAACACCGCTGTGGCACAAAACAGAATCACGGAGTAGGACAGGGAAAACAGCTCTCGGCGTCGTCCCGCGCGTGCCGACACAATTCCGTGCAGCGGACCGGCCAACACCGTACACACCGTGTTAATAACCAGCACCGACGCCGCGGTCGAAG
It contains:
- a CDS encoding bifunctional [glutamine synthetase] adenylyltransferase/[glutamine synthetase]-adenylyl-L-tyrosine phosphorylase, which translates into the protein MSSPRSSRSSLPTPGALSLHSRTAIADLELLGWYNRDSLDVLWALSGAGDGDLALNNCVRLHSALQESGQWQLFDALLRENLAFRVRFFALLGSSSALGDHIVANPQVWPLLGEELPTPGDLMREMLSCVEATPAGLEGDTAADSLETPGTYVSHMKVAEAERRLRTTYRTLLMRIAAHDVAGTYPSNSRRPGQPEVPFTVVSGLLADLADAALTAALAVAVGAVCGSACGEDAPGQLAVMAMGKCGARELNYISDVDVIFIAEPADAKATKIAGEMMRIGSKCFFEVDAALRPEGKAGALVRTLESHVTYYKRWAHTWEFQALLKARPMTGYLPLAEEYVAALDPMVWVASERESFVADVQAMRRRVIDNVPQGLRERELKLGIGGLRDVEFAVQLLQLVHGRSDENLRAKSTINALEALVAAGYVGREDGRVLIQDYEYLRLLEHRLQLQKLKRTHTMPPEEDSANLRWLARTTGTVGTGARRSGEILADEFRRVRMDISGLHSKLFYRPLLESVAALSVDTLRLSPEAAKRQLAALNYHFPDRAYEHLIALASGKSRKAKIQAMLLPTLMGWLADSPDPDAGLLNYRKLSDAALDKQWFLRMLRDEGIVGQRLMHILGTSPYISDLLISTPDAVKLLRDGANGPMLLQTDPDTVSTSLVAAASRHPDPDKAVKVARSLRRVELTRIAAADLLGLMNVKDVCVSLSRVWDAVLDAAFKAEIAASTPERQEPPARIAVIGMGRLGGQELGFGSDADVMFVCQPHAGAEENDAIKWAIGVCDRVRSRLSKPSQDPALEVDLGLRPEGRSGAVVRTMESYEQYYERWGETWEIQALLRADFIAGDEQLGKAFIAMIDRFRYPAEGASRKTVQEVRRMKARVDNERLPRGADKNMHTKLGRGALTDIEWTVQLLTMQHSHEVPGLRTPSTLEALDVLGAQGVLEPWKVDTLRSAWLTATKARNALVLIRGRRTDEIPPSGPHLAAVAGAAGWGRHQSQEFLDHYLKVTRRARSVVDEVFWGEPASISGLD